A genome region from Pseudomonas helmanticensis includes the following:
- a CDS encoding flagellar hook-length control protein FliK, whose protein sequence is MTGEMNILPLPPATQATVRPQVGELLKLLTPVEGLIDAGQSAKAEVLSLKQADQTFQLLLKVTLDNGRQTTVQATSNLPLPQGTSLAITQPSAGNLAITVQQAIASSVAALTRIDTAQLPVGTLLQGKVLTSQVLPQTPGQATVFRSLVTLLNTAQSGSTLTLDSPQPLRIGTLLSALVEDAQTLKFLPLSSRQEQLAVSQQLLGQQSRQASLTGVLNALQNLPADTDQTSQDLRAMVDKLLASLPDVQQLSTAKGVAQALANSGAFLEAKLLTGQTPTLAPDMKADLLKLIAQLTPGLPSSTSFNAIIAANTLAQALPNFVRNALGTLGQVSAKPLPSSFPLPDRLLQNLEGEGDLEQLLRLAAAAVSRLQSHQLSSLEQTGVTDDGRLLSTWQLEIPMRNLQDIVPLQVKFQREEAPEREPQPNERREEHEPRQQLWRVDLAFDMEPLGPMQIQAQLIAGSLSSQLWAERQYTADLIESNLFALRQRLLDRGLNVGDIDCHLGTPPQGNQTRLEHRWVDETA, encoded by the coding sequence ATGACAGGCGAAATGAACATCCTCCCGCTCCCGCCAGCCACCCAGGCGACCGTTCGCCCGCAGGTCGGTGAGTTGCTCAAGCTGCTGACCCCGGTCGAAGGCTTGATCGACGCGGGGCAAAGCGCCAAGGCCGAGGTGTTGTCGCTCAAGCAGGCGGATCAGACCTTTCAACTGTTGCTCAAGGTGACGCTCGACAACGGTCGCCAGACCACCGTGCAAGCGACCAGCAATCTGCCGCTGCCCCAGGGCACCAGCCTCGCGATCACCCAGCCATCGGCGGGCAATCTGGCGATTACCGTGCAGCAAGCCATCGCCAGCAGTGTTGCCGCCCTCACCCGCATCGACACGGCACAATTGCCGGTCGGCACCCTGTTGCAAGGCAAAGTGCTGACCTCGCAAGTGCTGCCGCAGACGCCGGGGCAAGCAACGGTGTTTCGCTCGCTGGTGACGTTGCTCAACACCGCCCAGAGCGGCAGCACGCTGACCCTCGACAGCCCGCAACCGCTGCGCATCGGCACCCTGCTCTCGGCCTTGGTCGAAGATGCGCAAACGCTGAAATTCCTGCCCTTGAGCAGCCGTCAGGAGCAGCTCGCCGTCAGCCAGCAATTGCTTGGCCAGCAAAGTCGTCAGGCTTCCCTGACAGGTGTGTTGAACGCGCTGCAAAACCTGCCGGCCGACACCGATCAGACCTCGCAGGATTTGCGCGCCATGGTCGACAAGTTGCTGGCCAGCCTGCCCGACGTGCAGCAATTGAGCACCGCCAAAGGTGTCGCGCAGGCCCTGGCCAACAGCGGCGCGTTCCTCGAAGCGAAACTGCTGACCGGGCAGACCCCGACACTGGCGCCAGACATGAAAGCCGATCTGCTCAAGCTGATCGCGCAACTGACGCCGGGCTTGCCGAGCAGCACCAGTTTCAATGCGATCATCGCCGCCAATACGCTGGCGCAGGCGCTACCGAATTTCGTCCGTAACGCGCTCGGCACCCTCGGCCAGGTCAGCGCAAAACCGCTGCCGAGCAGCTTCCCCCTGCCCGACCGCTTGCTGCAAAATCTGGAAGGCGAAGGCGATCTGGAACAGTTGCTGCGCCTCGCCGCTGCCGCTGTTTCGCGCCTGCAAAGCCATCAACTGTCGAGCCTGGAACAGACCGGCGTCACCGACGACGGCCGCTTGCTCAGCACCTGGCAGTTGGAAATCCCCATGCGCAACCTGCAGGACATCGTGCCGTTGCAGGTCAAGTTCCAGCGCGAAGAAGCCCCGGAACGCGAACCGCAACCGAACGAGCGCCGCGAGGAACACGAGCCCCGGCAACAACTGTGGCGCGTCGATCTGGCGTTCGACATGGAACCGCTCGGGCCAATGCAGATTCAGGCGCAGTTGATCGCCGGCAGCCTGTCGAGCCAGCTCTGGGCCGAACGGCAGTACACCGCCGATCTGATTGAAAGCAATCTGTTCGCCCTGCGCCAGCGTCTGCTTGATCGCGGGTTGAACGTCGGCGATATCGATTGCCATCTCGGCACCCCGCCGCAAGGCAACCAAACCCGTCTCGAACACCGCTGGGTCGACGAAACCGCATGA